In the genome of Nonomuraea sp. NBC_00507, the window ATGAAGGAGGTGCCGGTCGAGCTGGAGGAGGCCGCGCGCATCGACGGCGCCGGCGAGCTGCGGATCTTCGCCACGATCATCGTGCCGTTGTGCCGCCCCGCGCTCGGCGTGATCGGCGTCTTCGGTTTCACGATGATCTGGGACCAGTATCTGCTGCCGTTGATCGTCGCGCCCCAGTCGGACATGTGGACGTTGCCCATCGCGCTGCGCTCGCTCCGCTCCGACGAGGAGGTCGGGATCGGTGTGCTGCTCGCTGCCTCGCTGCTGGCGCTCCTGCCGTCGATCATCGCGTTCCTGGCGTTCCAGCGGCAGTTCATGCGTGGTCTGACAAGCGGCGCGGTCAAGGGTTAAGCGTCCATGTATCTGGACGCTATCCCATATCCTGGATCTTTGAAGCCGCAGGGCACGAGATGGGATGAGCATGGAGCCCCAGCTGGTCAAGTCCGCCGAGCGGACGGTACGCATCCTGGAAGTCCTGGCCGAGTCGCACGACACGTTGACGCTGTCGGAGCTCCAGCAGCGCACCGGGTTCCCGCGCAGCAGCCTGCACGCCCTCATGCGCACGCTGGTCGAGCTCAACTGGGTCGAGACCGACTCCGGCAGGTCCGCGTTCGGGATCGGGCCGCACGCGCTGCTGACCGGCACCGCATACCTGGACAAGGATCCCGCGCTGCCGTTCGCGCAGGAGATGCTGGAGGACCTGCGGGACGAGATCGGGCGTACGGTGCACTTCGCCCGCAGGGACGGCGCGCACGTACTCTACCTGGCGACCAGGGAGTCGCGCGAGGCCGCGCACGTGATCCCCAGAGTGGGCCGGCGGCTGCCCGCCCACGTCACGGCGCTCGGCCAGGTGCTGCTCGCCCAGCTCACCGACGACGAGGTCGTGGCGCTGCTGCCGCATCCCCTGGTCTCGCTCACCGAGC includes:
- a CDS encoding IclR family transcriptional regulator, coding for MSMEPQLVKSAERTVRILEVLAESHDTLTLSELQQRTGFPRSSLHALMRTLVELNWVETDSGRSAFGIGPHALLTGTAYLDKDPALPFAQEMLEDLRDEIGRTVHFARRDGAHVLYLATRESREAAHVIPRVGRRLPAHVTALGQVLLAQLTDDEVVALLPHPLVSLTEHTITDLAKLTGELDQVRTRGWSYEREQGTPGVACVAVAVDYRIPATDAISCSMPAGLPPADVERITEALIKHTRKLAATLRREGIR